TGACTTGGCTTTTTTGCCATCTTTGTTCTGCTATGGCTGATAAATCTTGTCCTTTCACTTCTTTTGCAGCTTGTATATAAGCAATACGACCGCATAAGACAAGGAACAGAACAAGAAAACAAACCAATAACATTAATGCACGTTTGTTCGTGGCAGCTCTTTTGATATCCATGCTCTCTAACACTCCCTACAATTCAAGTGTAATAGAAAATATTCGAAAAAAAACTAGTTCAACGTATGAACTAGTTTTTGTTTACAACTTCTACGTTTTCTGCGTTAAGTTCAAACCCATTTTCTTTCGCGATACTAAACAACCGATCCGGGTCACTAGCCTCTACCACTTGCAAATTCAAGCCCTCATTAACCTGTGTTTGATTCGTAATCGTTGTTTGGATATCGTGGTTTTGTTTGTTTAAACTATAAATCGAAACGTAATTATGTACAACCAATCCTGCTAATACGAGAACGATACCCGCAAGACACAATGCAATTAATTTTTCTCCAAGCGTAATTCTGGCCCTCGAAGTGCGAATGACCTTTTGAGTTTGTG
The nucleotide sequence above comes from Alkalicoccobacillus plakortidis. Encoded proteins:
- the ftsL gene encoding cell division protein FtsL produces the protein MLARQVQPNHQPNTAPQTQKVIRTSRARITLGEKLIALCLAGIVLVLAGLVVHNYVSIYSLNKQNHDIQTTITNQTQVNEGLNLQVVEASDPDRLFSIAKENGFELNAENVEVVNKN